From the genome of Egicoccus sp. AB-alg6-2, one region includes:
- a CDS encoding ABC transporter ATP-binding protein gives MAGFSLIVLVAGTLPLAGPVLLGAIADGVASGIAVGDLIWLAAAVGLVGLFANGADLLVTWLGARLAWRAANELRVRVAAHALSLGSAWHGRTTPGEVVDRVDGDATRVGELLARVVVRLAAAMVTLAGVVVLLAVQDWRLGAALAVVLAAGAWVLVRLRDLAVPSGVIARQRSGEVFGAAEERLRGAEELRALGGGRYAVDDLKRRSTLTLAPWRRQEVYATVIWSASMLVVVGGGAIALLGGILLQRTGAMTIGQVLAAFTATQLTRRPLEQLAENIQQIQQAGAGASRLAALLAEVPLVRFTGARALPAGPLEVALDDVRAGYPGTAEDALSDVDLRLEPGEHLGVVGASGGGKTTLTRLLHRALDPRDGTVRVGGLDLREVSEASLRRRVAVVTQEVQLLSASIRDNLTLLGSVEADDADLVAALEAVGLGAWFARLEQGLDAELGDDAGTSAGEAQLLALARVLLRDPGLVILDEPTARLDTASAMAVTRALDALLDGRTAIVVAHRLATLERVDRIAVVRAGRIVEQGPREALLQADSRFARLVEAELGAAT, from the coding sequence ATGGCGGGGTTCAGCCTGATCGTGCTCGTCGCGGGGACGCTGCCGCTGGCGGGACCGGTCCTGCTGGGGGCGATTGCCGACGGGGTGGCATCGGGCATCGCGGTGGGGGACCTGATCTGGCTCGCCGCCGCCGTCGGGCTGGTCGGACTGTTCGCCAACGGTGCCGACCTGCTCGTGACCTGGCTCGGCGCCCGGTTGGCGTGGCGGGCCGCCAACGAACTGCGCGTCCGCGTGGCGGCCCACGCACTGTCGCTGGGCAGCGCCTGGCACGGGCGCACCACGCCGGGGGAGGTCGTCGACCGGGTCGACGGCGACGCCACCCGGGTCGGAGAACTGCTCGCACGCGTGGTGGTGCGCCTGGCTGCGGCGATGGTCACGCTGGCCGGCGTGGTCGTCCTCCTCGCGGTACAGGACTGGCGTCTGGGTGCCGCCCTCGCGGTGGTCCTGGCGGCCGGCGCCTGGGTCCTGGTACGCCTGCGCGACCTCGCCGTGCCGTCCGGGGTGATCGCGCGCCAACGCTCCGGCGAGGTCTTCGGCGCCGCCGAGGAACGCTTGCGCGGTGCGGAGGAACTGCGTGCACTCGGAGGCGGCCGCTACGCCGTCGACGACCTCAAGCGTCGCTCCACGCTGACGCTGGCGCCCTGGCGCCGCCAGGAGGTCTACGCGACCGTGATCTGGTCCGCGTCGATGCTGGTGGTCGTCGGCGGTGGGGCGATCGCGCTGCTCGGCGGCATCCTGCTGCAGCGCACCGGCGCGATGACGATCGGGCAGGTCCTGGCGGCGTTCACGGCGACGCAGCTGACCCGGCGACCGCTCGAGCAGCTGGCCGAGAACATCCAGCAGATCCAGCAGGCCGGGGCCGGGGCGTCACGACTGGCCGCCCTGCTCGCCGAGGTCCCGCTGGTGCGGTTCACCGGGGCGCGTGCGCTGCCGGCCGGTCCGCTCGAGGTCGCGCTCGACGACGTCCGCGCCGGCTACCCCGGGACCGCGGAGGACGCGCTCAGCGACGTCGACCTGCGGCTGGAGCCGGGTGAGCACCTCGGTGTCGTCGGCGCGAGCGGGGGCGGCAAGACCACGCTGACCCGCCTGCTGCATCGCGCCCTCGACCCCCGCGACGGGACCGTGCGCGTCGGCGGGCTCGACCTGCGGGAGGTGTCCGAGGCGTCCCTGCGTCGCCGCGTCGCGGTCGTGACGCAGGAGGTCCAGCTGCTGTCGGCGTCGATCCGCGACAACCTGACCCTGCTCGGCAGTGTCGAGGCGGACGACGCGGACCTCGTCGCCGCACTGGAGGCGGTCGGTCTCGGTGCCTGGTTCGCCCGGCTCGAGCAGGGCCTCGACGCCGAGCTCGGAGACGACGCGGGGACCTCGGCCGGGGAAGCACAGCTCCTGGCCCTCGCCCGCGTCCTGCTGCGCGACCCGGGCCTGGTGATCCTCGACGAGCCGACCGCCCGCCTCGACACCGCCAGCGCCATGGCCGTCACCCGGGCACTGGACGCGTTGCTCGACGGACGGACGGCGATCGTCGTCGCCCACCGGCTCGCCACCCTGGAACGGGTCGACCGGATCGCGGTGGTGCGTGCGGGACGTATCGTCGAGCAGGGCCCCCGCGAGGCGCTGCTGCAGGCCGACTCGCGGTTCGCGCGGTTGGTGGAAGCCGAGCTGGGGGCCGCGACATGA
- a CDS encoding Rieske (2Fe-2S) protein, whose translation MATTKVAVLAELDEAVPHKVVVDGVPVCLVRFGDTVKAVHDTCSHQEWSLADGGTVYDNAVECSLHGSSFDLDAGRPSSLPATRPIPTFAVELDGDAVLLDVTAPTNDAPFPDH comes from the coding sequence ATGGCCACCACCAAGGTCGCCGTGCTGGCCGAACTCGACGAGGCCGTTCCCCACAAGGTCGTGGTGGACGGCGTACCCGTCTGCCTGGTGCGCTTCGGTGACACGGTCAAGGCCGTCCACGACACCTGCTCGCACCAGGAGTGGTCGCTCGCCGACGGCGGCACGGTCTACGACAACGCGGTCGAGTGCAGCCTCCACGGCTCGTCGTTCGACCTCGACGCGGGCCGACCCTCGTCGCTCCCGGCCACCCGCCCCATCCCGACCTTCGCGGTCGAACTCGACGGCGACGCCGTCCTGCTGGACGTCACCGCTCCCACCAACGACGCCCCGTTTCCCGATCATTGA
- the sufD gene encoding Fe-S cluster assembly protein SufD: MTSPSVAPVDGVQVPLDALTEDAVRSVAAGEPDWLVDRRLAATKRYLDQSWPDSRRDEFWRSTPFAKRFDVSQPLVAEAGTDGATPASLVASLALTTAQVRIVDGEVVEATVPAELAERGVVVTDLRSAAEEHAELVREHLGSLTTSGEGSGADEDRTVSVNDAAWTAGAFIHVPAEVELDAPIGVHVHVTREGAHLPRVLAVVGHHAKAVIYLEHTSDEGVTALVDEVVEVVARDAAKVDVVSLHEWGMGVSHLALQKIGAHRDAQVRHAAIVAGGATVRLRPECDLLGPGAQVRPLGVYYADEGQWFDLQPYVRHLAPRAASDVLYKGALQGNSRTVFRGNIFVHKDAVGTVTDENNRSLILTEGARADATPFLEIECADITAGHGSATGQIDARHLFYLEARGIPRAQALRMLVHGFFREVLTEIDLPGIEERALAHIERELAATDLDTLGINDAALRDELV; the protein is encoded by the coding sequence ATGACGAGCCCCTCCGTTGCCCCCGTCGACGGGGTCCAGGTCCCGCTCGACGCGCTCACCGAGGACGCCGTGCGCAGCGTGGCGGCCGGCGAGCCCGACTGGCTCGTCGACCGCCGGCTCGCCGCCACCAAGCGCTACCTCGACCAGTCCTGGCCCGACAGCCGCAGGGACGAGTTCTGGCGCTCGACGCCGTTCGCGAAGCGTTTCGACGTCAGCCAGCCGCTGGTCGCCGAGGCAGGAACCGACGGTGCCACCCCGGCATCGCTGGTCGCCTCGCTCGCGTTGACCACCGCGCAGGTACGCATCGTCGACGGCGAAGTCGTCGAGGCGACCGTCCCCGCCGAGCTCGCCGAGCGGGGGGTCGTGGTCACCGACCTGCGCAGCGCCGCCGAGGAGCACGCCGAGCTCGTGCGCGAGCACCTCGGCTCGCTGACCACCTCGGGCGAGGGGTCGGGCGCCGACGAGGACCGCACGGTCAGCGTCAACGACGCCGCCTGGACCGCGGGCGCGTTCATCCACGTGCCGGCCGAGGTCGAGCTCGACGCGCCGATCGGTGTCCACGTCCACGTCACGCGCGAGGGCGCCCACCTGCCCCGGGTGCTGGCCGTGGTCGGCCACCACGCGAAGGCCGTCATCTATCTCGAGCACACCTCCGACGAGGGCGTCACCGCCCTCGTCGACGAGGTCGTCGAGGTCGTGGCACGCGACGCCGCGAAGGTCGACGTCGTCAGCCTGCACGAATGGGGCATGGGCGTCAGCCACCTTGCTCTGCAGAAGATCGGTGCCCACCGTGACGCACAGGTGCGTCACGCCGCCATCGTCGCCGGCGGCGCGACCGTACGCCTGCGGCCCGAGTGCGACCTGCTCGGCCCCGGCGCGCAGGTCCGCCCGCTCGGGGTGTACTACGCCGACGAGGGCCAGTGGTTCGACCTGCAGCCCTACGTCCGTCACCTGGCGCCGCGCGCGGCCTCGGACGTGCTCTACAAGGGCGCGCTGCAGGGCAACAGTCGTACGGTCTTCCGCGGCAACATCTTCGTGCACAAGGACGCGGTCGGCACGGTCACCGACGAGAACAACCGCAGTCTGATCCTCACCGAGGGCGCCCGCGCCGACGCCACGCCCTTCCTCGAGATCGAGTGCGCCGACATCACGGCGGGGCACGGGTCGGCGACCGGACAGATCGACGCGCGCCACCTGTTCTACCTCGAGGCGCGTGGCATCCCGCGTGCCCAGGCGCTGCGGATGCTCGTCCACGGCTTCTTCCGCGAGGTCCTGACCGAGATCGACCTGCCCGGCATCGAGGAGCGTGCGCTCGCCCACATCGAGCGGGAGCTCGCCGCCACCGACCTCGACACCCTCGGCATCAACGACGCCGCCCTGCGCGACGAGTTGGTGTAG
- the sufC gene encoding Fe-S cluster assembly ATPase SufC gives MADLEIRDLTVEVDGSDILRGVDLDLDKGKTIALMGPNGSGKSTLAYAIAGHPAYDITGGTIRWQGTDLTELTPDERARLGVFLAMQYPVEVPGVSLTNFLRTALNATSGEEVPIRAFMTRLRQEMADLDIDESFLQRSVNEGFSGGEKKRFEILQMALLRPQLAVLDETDSGLDVDALKIVSEGVNRLTGPDLGTLIITHYTRILRYIRPDEVHVMFEGRIVASGGPELADELEERGYDHLKSNA, from the coding sequence ATGGCTGACCTCGAGATCCGCGACCTCACGGTCGAGGTGGACGGCTCCGACATCCTGCGCGGTGTCGACCTCGACCTCGACAAGGGCAAAACCATCGCCCTGATGGGCCCCAACGGCTCCGGCAAGTCCACGCTCGCCTACGCCATCGCCGGCCACCCCGCCTACGACATCACCGGCGGCACCATCCGGTGGCAGGGCACCGACCTCACCGAGCTCACGCCCGACGAACGCGCCCGGCTCGGGGTGTTCCTCGCGATGCAGTACCCCGTCGAGGTCCCCGGCGTGTCGCTGACCAACTTCCTGCGCACGGCGCTCAACGCCACCTCCGGTGAGGAGGTGCCGATCCGTGCCTTCATGACCCGCCTGCGCCAGGAGATGGCCGACCTCGACATCGACGAGTCGTTCCTGCAGCGCTCGGTCAACGAAGGCTTCTCGGGCGGCGAGAAGAAGCGCTTCGAGATCCTGCAGATGGCGCTGTTGCGCCCGCAGCTGGCCGTGCTCGACGAGACCGACTCCGGCCTCGACGTCGATGCGCTCAAGATCGTCTCGGAGGGGGTCAATCGCCTGACCGGCCCCGACCTCGGCACCCTGATCATCACCCACTACACCCGGATCCTGCGCTACATCCGGCCCGACGAGGTCCACGTGATGTTCGAGGGCCGGATCGTCGCCAGCGGTGGTCCCGAGCTCGCCGACGAGCTCGAGGAGCGCGGCTACGACCACCTCAAGAGCAACGCGTAG
- a CDS encoding MerR family transcriptional regulator: MRYSIGEVARFAGVTVRTLHHYDAIGLLSPQERAPSGRRTYVAADLDRLQRILFYRELDLPLDDIAALLDGADDHVAHLARQRGALRDRIDRLERLLAVLDRTMEARKMGIDLDPDEMFEVFGDDDPAQYAEEAEQRWGNTDAWRASQQRVARYRKTDWLRFKAEQEQLGADMVAAMDAGIAPDDARAMDLAERARLQIHDWFYDCPHEMHVALGQMYVDDPRFTATYDRQRDGLAQWLRDAIVANAARHGTAARP, translated from the coding sequence ATGCGGTACTCGATCGGCGAGGTCGCGCGGTTCGCCGGGGTGACGGTTCGCACGCTGCACCACTACGACGCCATCGGCCTGCTCTCCCCACAGGAGCGGGCACCGTCGGGGCGGCGCACCTACGTCGCCGCCGACCTCGACCGGTTGCAGCGCATCCTGTTCTACCGCGAGCTCGACCTGCCGCTCGACGACATCGCCGCGCTGCTCGACGGTGCCGACGACCACGTCGCGCACCTCGCACGCCAACGCGGCGCGTTGCGCGACCGCATCGATCGGCTCGAGCGACTGCTCGCCGTCCTGGACCGCACCATGGAGGCACGGAAGATGGGAATCGACCTCGACCCGGACGAGATGTTCGAGGTGTTCGGTGACGACGACCCGGCGCAGTACGCCGAGGAAGCCGAGCAGCGCTGGGGGAACACCGACGCGTGGCGAGCGTCGCAGCAGCGGGTCGCGCGCTACCGCAAGACCGACTGGCTGCGGTTCAAGGCCGAGCAGGAGCAGCTCGGCGCAGACATGGTGGCGGCCATGGACGCCGGGATCGCTCCCGACGACGCGCGCGCCATGGACCTCGCCGAACGCGCCCGGCTGCAGATTCACGACTGGTTCTACGACTGTCCGCACGAGATGCACGTCGCGCTCGGGCAGATGTACGTCGACGACCCCCGGTTCACGGCCACCTACGACCGGCAACGTGACGGCCTGGCGCAGTGGTTGCGGGACGCCATCGTCGCCAACGCGGCCCGTCATGGCACCGCGGCCCGCCCCTGA
- the moeB gene encoding molybdopterin-synthase adenylyltransferase MoeB: MVRPVVDRREKLTNDEIARYSRHLIIPDVGIEGQERLKAAKVLLVGTGGLGSPLALYLAAAGVGTIGIVDNDVVDASNLQRQIIHTTSMIGRPKVESAKHAILEINPNVNVEVHETYLTSDNALDIVAPYDLVIDGTDNFPTRYLVNDACVLLGKPNVYGSIFRFEGQLSVFWAEEGPCYRCMFPEPPPPGMVPNCAEGGVLGVIPGIIGSSQAIEGIKLLAGIGEPMIGRLGLYDALEQSWMYVKVNKDPDCPVCGTNPTVTELIDYEDFCGMPAHDREEDLLGAADLEILPTEYAEIAEKPDVVLLDVRDPHEYEINRIPGAVLIPKDSLPAQLRELDETKDYVVHCKSGVRSLESTQLLRGAGFRARSMRGGINAYARQVDPSIPVY, translated from the coding sequence GTGGTCCGCCCGGTCGTCGATCGCCGCGAAAAGCTCACCAACGACGAGATCGCGCGCTACAGCCGTCACCTGATCATCCCCGACGTCGGGATCGAGGGTCAGGAACGGCTCAAGGCCGCCAAGGTGCTGTTGGTGGGCACCGGCGGGCTCGGTTCGCCGCTCGCGCTCTACCTCGCCGCCGCGGGGGTCGGCACGATCGGGATCGTGGACAACGACGTGGTCGACGCCTCGAACCTGCAGCGCCAGATCATCCACACGACGTCGATGATCGGGCGCCCCAAGGTGGAGTCGGCGAAGCACGCGATCCTCGAGATCAACCCCAACGTGAACGTCGAGGTGCACGAGACCTACCTCACCAGCGACAACGCCCTCGACATCGTCGCCCCCTACGACCTGGTGATCGACGGCACCGACAACTTCCCGACCCGCTACCTCGTCAACGACGCCTGTGTGCTGCTGGGCAAGCCGAACGTCTACGGCTCGATCTTCCGGTTCGAGGGGCAGCTGAGCGTGTTCTGGGCCGAGGAGGGCCCCTGCTACCGCTGCATGTTCCCCGAGCCACCGCCGCCGGGCATGGTCCCCAACTGCGCCGAAGGAGGCGTGCTCGGCGTGATCCCGGGGATCATCGGCTCGTCCCAGGCGATCGAGGGCATCAAGCTGCTGGCCGGCATCGGCGAGCCGATGATCGGACGGCTCGGCCTCTACGACGCGCTCGAGCAGAGCTGGATGTATGTCAAGGTCAACAAGGACCCGGACTGCCCCGTCTGCGGCACGAACCCGACGGTCACCGAACTGATCGACTACGAGGACTTCTGCGGCATGCCGGCCCACGACCGCGAGGAAGACCTCCTCGGGGCCGCCGACCTCGAGATCCTGCCGACCGAGTACGCCGAGATCGCCGAGAAACCCGACGTCGTCCTTCTCGACGTGCGCGACCCCCACGAGTACGAGATCAACCGCATCCCCGGCGCGGTCCTGATCCCCAAGGACTCCTTGCCGGCGCAGCTGCGTGAACTCGACGAGACCAAGGACTACGTCGTCCACTGCAAGTCGGGGGTGCGCTCCCTCGAGTCGACGCAGCTGCTGCGTGGCGCCGGCTTCCGGGCCCGTTCGATGCGTGGCGGCATCAACGCCTACGCCCGCCAGGTCGACCCGTCGATTCCGGTCTACTAG
- a CDS encoding ATP-binding cassette domain-containing protein: MTAPSATTRAAERRATWRVVRHMMGVRKGAYWGGGALWWLFILAPLAVGVVLERLFDALGDGGPALLLLAAVTGIEVTRALSLPLVGWLFEPFWGHTETVLRTNVLRAQLHPDPERRGPAITDAAAAMPLFRDDPEHVARATDYWLTLVATGGIAMVALAVIARIDVLVAVAVAVPLLLASCGGYLIAPMVRRRRADDRAVTGEVTGFMGEVFGAVTTVTTSGAAPALLRHLARLCERRRVTAVRDRVAGQLLPAVGEAAGDLALAAGLLAAALVVGDELTAGQVALLAAYAHLLAGVPRHWAGWLTVRRHADVSVDRLRGAVADRDVEALIAPIGPVPLAPPPVERHPLPPSPSAPRLQLVGLVTCAPDGQVLGPFDLDVPAGGFAVVTGRVGTGKSTLVRAVLGLAPQLAGEIRWDGVRVDASRWMTPPRAAYVAQVPTLFSETLDDNLRLGWDLGEDDLQRALDAAAARDLVAELEHGLRTRLGPRGIRLSGGQAHRVAAARALVAGSALVVADDLSAALDAETEAALLDRILGDRARTMLVVSHRPSVLERADVVLELGT; encoded by the coding sequence ATGACCGCCCCGTCGGCGACGACGCGCGCCGCCGAGCGCCGCGCCACCTGGCGGGTCGTCCGCCACATGATGGGCGTTCGCAAGGGCGCCTACTGGGGCGGCGGCGCACTCTGGTGGCTGTTCATCCTCGCGCCGCTCGCCGTCGGTGTGGTGCTGGAACGCCTCTTCGACGCACTCGGCGACGGGGGACCGGCGCTGCTGCTGCTGGCCGCGGTCACCGGCATCGAGGTCACGCGTGCCCTCTCACTGCCCCTGGTCGGTTGGCTGTTCGAGCCCTTCTGGGGGCACACCGAGACCGTGCTGCGCACCAACGTCCTGCGTGCGCAGTTGCACCCCGACCCCGAACGGCGCGGCCCCGCGATCACCGACGCGGCGGCGGCGATGCCGCTGTTCCGCGACGACCCCGAGCACGTCGCGCGTGCCACCGACTACTGGCTGACCCTGGTGGCGACGGGCGGGATCGCGATGGTCGCCCTCGCCGTCATCGCCCGCATCGACGTGCTGGTGGCGGTCGCGGTCGCCGTGCCGTTGCTGCTCGCCTCCTGCGGCGGCTACCTGATCGCCCCGATGGTGCGACGCCGCCGGGCCGACGACCGTGCCGTGACGGGCGAGGTGACCGGCTTCATGGGGGAGGTGTTCGGTGCCGTGACCACGGTCACGACCTCCGGCGCCGCCCCCGCGTTGCTGCGCCACCTCGCCCGGTTGTGCGAGCGCCGTCGCGTCACCGCCGTCCGCGACCGCGTCGCGGGCCAGCTGCTGCCCGCCGTCGGGGAGGCGGCCGGTGACCTGGCGCTGGCCGCCGGCCTGCTTGCGGCGGCGCTCGTCGTCGGGGACGAGTTGACCGCCGGGCAGGTCGCGCTGCTGGCTGCCTATGCGCACCTGTTGGCGGGCGTGCCGCGCCACTGGGCCGGATGGCTCACGGTTCGTCGTCACGCCGACGTGTCGGTCGACCGGTTGCGTGGGGCCGTGGCGGACCGCGACGTCGAAGCCCTGATCGCGCCGATCGGACCGGTTCCCCTGGCGCCACCTCCGGTCGAACGTCACCCGCTGCCGCCGTCGCCGTCGGCGCCCCGACTGCAGCTGGTCGGGCTCGTGACCTGCGCCCCCGACGGCCAGGTCCTGGGTCCGTTCGACCTCGACGTGCCGGCGGGCGGCTTCGCGGTCGTCACGGGCCGTGTCGGAACCGGAAAGTCCACGCTGGTGCGGGCGGTGCTCGGACTGGCGCCGCAGCTCGCGGGGGAGATCCGCTGGGACGGTGTGCGTGTCGACGCCTCGCGGTGGATGACGCCGCCGCGGGCCGCCTACGTGGCGCAGGTGCCGACGTTGTTCAGCGAGACCCTCGACGACAACCTCCGCCTGGGGTGGGACCTCGGCGAGGACGACCTCCAGCGGGCGTTGGACGCCGCCGCCGCACGCGACCTCGTGGCCGAGCTCGAGCACGGGCTTCGGACCCGCCTGGGACCGCGCGGCATCCGGCTGTCCGGGGGACAGGCGCACCGGGTGGCGGCGGCCCGAGCGCTGGTCGCGGGCTCTGCCCTGGTCGTGGCCGACGACCTCTCCGCCGCGCTCGACGCCGAGACCGAGGCCGCGCTGCTGGACCGCATCCTGGGCGACCGGGCGCGCACCATGCTGGTGGTCTCGCACCGCCCGTCGGTCCTCGAGCGGGCCGACGTCGTCCTCGAGCTCGGGACCTGA
- a CDS encoding metal-sulfur cluster assembly factor, which yields MSQHDSNTAVDHDLDDDVIPEADTPSGRVEEAADEAPRTRHPFEDLPLEEDGMPSAQDLMNGLRAVVDPEIGYNIVDLGLVYEVTKPERGYAHVLMTLTSMGCPLTEVIHQQCSIILGAMPGVDRVEVEFTFTPPWGPEAMADYVREELRAMGMNV from the coding sequence ATGAGCCAGCACGACAGCAACACCGCCGTCGACCACGACCTCGACGACGACGTGATCCCCGAGGCCGACACGCCCAGCGGTCGCGTCGAGGAAGCCGCCGACGAGGCGCCCCGGACCCGTCACCCGTTCGAGGACCTGCCGCTCGAGGAGGACGGGATGCCGTCCGCGCAGGACCTCATGAACGGTCTGCGCGCCGTCGTCGACCCCGAGATCGGCTACAACATCGTCGACCTCGGCCTGGTCTACGAGGTCACCAAGCCCGAGCGCGGCTACGCCCACGTGCTGATGACGCTGACCAGCATGGGCTGCCCGCTCACCGAGGTGATCCACCAGCAGTGCTCGATCATCCTCGGGGCCATGCCCGGCGTCGACCGCGTCGAGGTCGAGTTCACGTTCACGCCACCGTGGGGTCCCGAGGCGATGGCCGACTACGTGCGCGAGGAACTGCGCGCGATGGGCATGAACGTCTGA
- a CDS encoding aminotransferase class V-fold PLP-dependent enzyme → MTLDVPTLRKDFPVLSREVHDARRLVYLDSAASSQTPTPVLEAMDHYYRWSRSNVHRGVYRLAEEATDLYEGGRTKLATFVDADPRGVVFTKNATEAMNLVAYSWVRRHLGPGDAVLTTMMEHHANHVPLLYAARDVGFEVRHVPLTDDGRLDLEAARSLVADGRVKFLAMVHVSNVLGTRNDVAAMTALVRDANEQAVVLVDGTQAVPQMPVSFRELDVDFYALTGHKMCGPTGIGALVARPERLEAMDPFLTGGEMIRDVTIESVTWNDVPAKFEAGTPMIAEAAGLGAAVDYLTGVGMERIRAHETELAQVFIDRLGELDGVTVHGPKDATQRGGAISFAIDGVHPHDVGAMLDSKGVCVRVGHHCAKPLMKELGVVATARASLYLYNDVDDLEPLVEGIEAARSFFRR, encoded by the coding sequence ATGACGCTCGACGTCCCGACCCTCCGCAAGGACTTCCCGGTCCTGTCCCGCGAGGTCCACGACGCACGGCGTCTGGTCTACCTCGACTCGGCCGCGTCCTCGCAGACGCCGACGCCCGTGCTCGAGGCGATGGACCACTACTACCGCTGGTCGCGCTCGAACGTGCACCGCGGCGTCTACCGCCTGGCCGAGGAGGCGACCGACCTCTACGAGGGCGGCCGCACCAAGCTGGCCACCTTCGTCGACGCCGACCCCCGCGGGGTGGTGTTCACCAAGAACGCCACCGAGGCCATGAACCTGGTCGCCTACTCGTGGGTCCGTCGCCACCTCGGCCCCGGGGACGCGGTGTTGACGACGATGATGGAGCACCACGCCAACCACGTGCCGTTGCTGTACGCCGCACGCGACGTCGGTTTCGAGGTGCGCCACGTGCCGCTGACCGACGACGGGCGGCTCGACCTCGAAGCGGCACGGTCCCTGGTCGCGGACGGCCGGGTGAAGTTCCTCGCCATGGTGCACGTCTCCAACGTGCTCGGCACCCGCAACGACGTCGCCGCGATGACCGCGCTGGTCCGCGACGCCAACGAGCAGGCGGTGGTGCTGGTCGACGGCACCCAGGCCGTGCCCCAGATGCCGGTCAGCTTCCGCGAGCTCGACGTGGACTTCTACGCCCTCACCGGCCACAAGATGTGTGGGCCGACGGGCATCGGGGCGCTGGTCGCCAGGCCGGAACGGCTCGAGGCCATGGACCCGTTCCTCACGGGCGGCGAGATGATCCGCGACGTCACCATCGAGTCGGTGACCTGGAACGACGTTCCGGCCAAGTTCGAGGCCGGGACGCCGATGATCGCCGAGGCCGCCGGGCTCGGGGCGGCGGTCGACTACCTGACCGGCGTCGGGATGGAGCGCATCCGGGCCCACGAGACCGAGCTCGCACAGGTCTTCATCGACCGGCTCGGCGAACTCGACGGTGTCACCGTCCACGGACCGAAGGACGCCACCCAACGTGGCGGTGCGATCTCCTTCGCCATCGACGGGGTGCATCCCCACGACGTCGGCGCGATGCTCGACTCCAAGGGCGTGTGCGTCCGGGTCGGGCACCACTGCGCCAAGCCGTTGATGAAGGAACTCGGGGTCGTGGCAACGGCCCGCGCGAGCCTGTACCTCTACAACGACGTCGACGACCTCGAACCCCTCGTCGAGGGCATCGAGGCCGCCCGCTCGTTCTTCCGCCGCTAG
- the sufU gene encoding Fe-S cluster assembly sulfur transfer protein SufU, with product MDDLYQEIILDHYRKPKNRAPALENEDVHVHHSNPLCGDEMDLRLRVSGDTVDGLVFDGEGCSISQASASAMTQAVLGRELKDALDLAEDFRRMMHGDEPVRADDLLDGVAFQGVAKFPVRVKCALLGWMAVRDAIETYQSGANAHTVTHEE from the coding sequence ATGGACGACCTGTACCAGGAGATCATCCTGGACCACTACCGCAAGCCGAAGAACCGGGCGCCGGCGCTCGAGAACGAGGACGTGCACGTCCACCACTCCAACCCGCTGTGCGGTGACGAGATGGACCTGCGCCTGCGGGTCAGTGGCGACACGGTCGACGGGCTGGTGTTCGACGGCGAGGGCTGCTCGATCAGTCAGGCCTCGGCCTCGGCCATGACCCAGGCCGTGCTCGGGCGCGAGCTCAAGGACGCACTCGACCTCGCCGAGGACTTCCGGCGCATGATGCACGGCGACGAGCCGGTCCGTGCCGACGACCTGCTCGACGGGGTCGCCTTCCAGGGCGTGGCGAAGTTCCCGGTCCGGGTCAAGTGCGCGTTGCTCGGCTGGATGGCGGTCCGTGACGCCATCGAGACCTACCAGAGCGGTGCCAACGCCCACACCGTCACCCACGAGGAATGA